CCACGGCCTTGGCCGCGATCGCCGCTGCGGCCCCACCGTCCCCCGCACCCCTTCCGGCGGCCCTCTCGGAGACCACCGGGAGCACCGAGAACAACACCGACTCCCCCGACGACCCCCTGACCCGCGTCTACACCTGCCTCCTGGCCCGGGACCCGGCCCACCCGCCGGCGCACCCCGCCGACCTCGCGGCGGAACTGGACCTGCCGCTCGCCCGGGTGGAGTCGGCCGTCTCGGCCCTCCTCGACATGGGCCTGCTGCGCCGGACCCCGGAGCGGGCCGTGCTCCCGGTGGCACCGGACGAGGCCGTCCAGCGCACCCTGGGACCGCTGGAACGCGAGATGCGGGCCCGTCGCCAGCACATGGAGCGCACCCGCGAACAGCTGATGGCCTTCATGCCGCTGTACGAGTCCCACCTGCTCCGGCTCACGCACCTGCGGCAGGCGGAGTACGTGGAGCTGCTCACCGACCTGCGCGCGGTGCGGGAGGCCATCACGGAGCTGGGCCGGACCTGCGAGCGCGAGGTCATGACGGCGCAGCCGGGCGGCGGCCGACGCGCCGAGGTCCTGGAGGAGGCGGTGGCCCGGGACGAGGAACTCCTGCGCCGCGGCGTCCGGATGCGCGTCCTGTACCAGCACACGGCCCGTTTCTCCTCGGGCACCTGCGCCTACGTGGAGCGGGTCGGCCGACTGGGCGCCCAGGTCCGCACCCTGGACGACGAGTTCATGCGCATGCTCGTCTTCGACCGGGCGACGGCGGTCATCCCGGTGCCGGACGACCCGCACGCGGCGGTCCTGATCCGTGAGCCGCACGTGGTCGCGTTCATGGTGGGGGCGTACGAACGGCTGTGGCTGGAGGCCCTGCCGTTCGAGACGGAGTGGGACCGGCAGACCATCATGGACATCTCCGACGAGCTGAAGCAGACCATCGTCCGCCTGCTCACGGAGGGCCTGACGGACGCGGCGATCGCCCGCCGCCTCGGCCTGTCGGTCCGCAGCTGCCGCCGCCACGTCGCCGATGTGATGGCCGCTCTCGGCGCGGAGAGCCGTTTCCAGGCCGGCTACCTCCTGGCTCAGCAGGACCGCGACCAGCCGGCCCCCTGACGGCGGGCCGCCGGGTCACCCGTACGGAGTGAAGAGCGGTCGACGGCCACCTCCCGTACACCCCCGGGGCATAGGGTCCGTGCAGACGACACAGGTCAACGGAGACACGACGAAGTCAGGGTGGACATGAGCGACTTGGCGACCGAGGAGCGATCCGACGCGGAGGGGAACCCTCCGGACGAGGCCGCCCCGGCATCGGGCCGTACCCGGAAACGACGCCGCCCCCTCTGGGTCGAGCTGCCATTCCTCGCCGGGATCGCCCTCGCACTGGCCTTCCTGATCAAGACGTTCCTGCTGCAGGCGTTCCTGATCCCGTCGGGCTCGATGCAGAACACCCTCCAGGTGGACGACCGGGTCCTGGTCGACAAGCTCACCCCGTGGTTCGGCTCGGAACCCGACAG
The DNA window shown above is from Streptomyces vietnamensis and carries:
- a CDS encoding helix-turn-helix transcriptional regulator: MAIPDIERAHGDAETPETTALAAIAAAAPPSPAPLPAALSETTGSTENNTDSPDDPLTRVYTCLLARDPAHPPAHPADLAAELDLPLARVESAVSALLDMGLLRRTPERAVLPVAPDEAVQRTLGPLEREMRARRQHMERTREQLMAFMPLYESHLLRLTHLRQAEYVELLTDLRAVREAITELGRTCEREVMTAQPGGGRRAEVLEEAVARDEELLRRGVRMRVLYQHTARFSSGTCAYVERVGRLGAQVRTLDDEFMRMLVFDRATAVIPVPDDPHAAVLIREPHVVAFMVGAYERLWLEALPFETEWDRQTIMDISDELKQTIVRLLTEGLTDAAIARRLGLSVRSCRRHVADVMAALGAESRFQAGYLLAQQDRDQPAP